The Mercurialis annua linkage group LG8, ddMerAnnu1.2, whole genome shotgun sequence genome window below encodes:
- the LOC126661161 gene encoding succinate-semialdehyde dehydrogenase, mitochondrial-like, producing the protein MGKAREIGDALLTSPQVRKITFTGSTAVGKKLMEGAAGTVKKLSLELGGNAPCIVFDDADIDTAVKGSYHDISEASRVDILDLFRWKLACYYKCSLM; encoded by the exons ATGGGAAAGGCTCGTGAAATTGGAGATGCTTTACTCACGAGTCCACAG GTTAGGAAGATCACATTTACAGGTTCAACTGCTGTGGGAAAGAAGTTGATGGAAGGTGCTGCTGGGACTGTTAAAAAG TTATCTTTAGAACTTGGTGGCAACGCACCCTGCATTGTATTTGATGATGCAGATATTGACACGGCAGTAAAAGGATCA TATCATGACATATCAGAAGCATCCCGAGTGGATATATTAGATCTCTTTAGATGGAAACTGGCATGCTATTACAAATGCTCTCTGATGTAA